In Desulfovibrio sp. UIB00, the following are encoded in one genomic region:
- a CDS encoding dienelactone hydrolase family protein produces MRVLTTIAVLALLLFAPAANAADTYMVGFRTLGQWSPETGLRLDVNVWYPSSRPPRDLNYAPWEISASRAGKAVDGRFPLLLLSHDTAGTRFSYHDTAAWLASLGFVVAAPNHPGDNMDNMDNLLTWQQLENRAHELSGSIDLLLHDPEVEPSIDASRIGAIGFGVGGAAALLLGGALPDCEGWASYCSRTAPNDMYCNTWARERMESLCKNLPLTRSLADTRIRAIAAVAPGFGMLFSRQSFHWFYPPLLIMAAPNDSLNNPALHARRIFELMDKKPRWLSLPQADTGALMAPCPESLAMELPELCRSVTEETRGAIHRRMTESLGDFFLHYLGNAQNLPQIPPPPDLTPQPQKAAPEPATQPASKSKKRRPG; encoded by the coding sequence ATGCGCGTACTCACCACTATAGCTGTCCTTGCCCTGCTCCTGTTCGCTCCTGCCGCCAATGCCGCCGACACCTATATGGTCGGTTTCAGAACGCTTGGCCAGTGGTCGCCGGAAACAGGCCTGCGCCTGGATGTGAATGTGTGGTATCCATCATCGCGCCCGCCGCGTGATCTCAACTATGCACCGTGGGAGATTTCCGCCTCCCGAGCAGGCAAGGCTGTGGACGGGCGTTTTCCTCTGCTTCTGCTCTCGCACGATACCGCAGGGACGCGTTTCTCCTATCATGATACCGCCGCATGGCTGGCATCGCTGGGTTTTGTGGTGGCTGCCCCCAATCACCCTGGCGACAACATGGACAACATGGACAATCTGCTGACATGGCAGCAGCTTGAAAACCGTGCGCATGAACTTTCTGGCAGCATTGACCTGCTCCTGCATGATCCGGAAGTGGAGCCCAGCATTGACGCTTCGCGCATCGGAGCAATCGGCTTTGGCGTTGGCGGCGCGGCGGCTCTGCTGCTGGGCGGCGCGCTGCCGGACTGCGAGGGCTGGGCCAGCTATTGCTCGCGCACAGCTCCTAACGACATGTATTGCAATACCTGGGCTCGCGAGCGCATGGAATCGCTGTGCAAAAACCTGCCGCTCACACGCAGCCTCGCCGACACGCGCATCCGCGCCATTGCGGCGGTGGCGCCCGGTTTTGGCATGTTGTTTTCGCGCCAGTCGTTCCACTGGTTCTACCCGCCGCTGCTGATTATGGCCGCGCCCAACGACAGCCTGAACAACCCGGCCCTGCATGCGCGGCGCATATTTGAGCTTATGGATAAAAAGCCCCGCTGGCTGAGCCTGCCGCAAGCCGACACCGGCGCGCTCATGGCGCCCTGCCCCGAATCTCTGGCAATGGAACTGCCGGAGCTGTGCCGCTCGGTCACGGAAGAAACACGCGGGGCAATCCACAGACGCATGACCGAATCCTTGGGCGATTTTTTTCTGCACTACCTCGGCAATGCCCAGAATCTGCCCCAGATTCCGCCGCCGCCCGACCTGACGCCGCAGCCGCAAAAGGCAGCGCCAGAGCCAGCTACGCAGCCTGCGTCAAAATCCAAAAAGCGCCGCCCCGGCTAG
- a CDS encoding DedA family protein produces the protein MELLSSFVSFILHIDVHLFELANQYGLWLYAILFVIVFCETGLVVTPFLPGDSLLFASGVVAGAGLLGYGEVMGVLLAAGILGDAVNYFIGRHVGPTIFSRENRLIKKSHLIKAHDFYERHGGKAIVLARFVPIVRTFAPFVAGIALMHPPTFFLFNITGCVLWVGGLVSAGYFLGNLEWARQNFSLIVYGIIIVSVLPVAIEVARSKFGKGKD, from the coding sequence ATGGAACTACTGAGCAGTTTTGTCAGTTTTATTCTGCACATAGACGTGCATTTGTTTGAACTTGCCAATCAGTACGGATTGTGGCTTTACGCCATACTGTTCGTCATTGTTTTTTGCGAAACAGGTCTTGTGGTAACCCCCTTCCTGCCAGGCGATTCCCTGCTGTTTGCCTCCGGCGTGGTGGCCGGGGCCGGATTGCTGGGTTATGGCGAAGTGATGGGCGTACTGCTGGCGGCAGGGATACTGGGCGATGCGGTGAATTACTTTATCGGGCGGCATGTGGGCCCGACCATTTTCTCGCGCGAGAACCGCCTTATCAAAAAATCCCACCTGATCAAGGCGCACGATTTTTATGAGCGGCACGGCGGCAAGGCTATTGTGCTGGCCCGATTTGTGCCCATAGTGCGCACCTTTGCGCCCTTTGTGGCGGGCATTGCCCTGATGCATCCGCCCACGTTTTTTCTGTTCAACATCACCGGCTGCGTGCTCTGGGTGGGCGGGCTGGTTTCCGCCGGGTACTTTCTGGGCAACCTGGAATGGGCGCGACAGAACTTCAGCCTGATTGTTTACGGCATCATCATTGTTTCCGTACTGCCTGTGGCTATTGAAGTAGCGCGCTCCAAGTTTGGGAAGGGCAAGGATTAG
- a CDS encoding ATP-binding cassette domain-containing protein, whose amino-acid sequence MSEIIVSIDDVSLFLPGDASQKHVLHNINWQVRRGAHCALIGPNGSGKSTLLRLMRGELWPAHGRIQWHGPDGPEDSPLAGRGMTSLVSPAQQENYQRQAWDLTGRDLLLTGFEDTPLVYADSTAYRRQAVEDMAARLDAEGLLERTVPTFSQGQLRLLLLGRALLRAPTLLLLDECDEGLDERYRQIFFETLGEYASRCTVVMTAHRAANIPDWCAGRRYVRNGRLLTAPPASESGEEAPKMPQNDNASGVAEHVLNGGHAMLDLDNVTVFIDRQEVLRDISWCMHQGENWRITGANGSGKSTLLRLLAGDEFVAAGGRFDRWLPGQGGQVDTLEALRKGVRLVSDLSQALYGYSLNALDMVCTGFDNSIGVYRRFSDAERAEAANRMAQMFPDESTEGLKQLGRQSIRHLSTGQLRRLFLARALVGGPDILLLDEPCSGLDAPSRAQYLHLLDQLALQGVQMVFVSHHNEDAPLCINREAHMEGGRLRVVL is encoded by the coding sequence ATGTCCGAAATTATCGTATCCATTGATGACGTAAGTCTTTTCCTGCCCGGCGATGCCAGCCAGAAGCATGTGCTGCACAACATCAACTGGCAGGTGCGGCGCGGCGCGCACTGCGCGCTCATTGGCCCCAATGGCTCGGGCAAGTCCACCCTGCTGCGGCTCATGCGCGGCGAGCTGTGGCCCGCCCACGGGCGCATCCAGTGGCACGGGCCTGACGGCCCGGAAGACTCCCCACTGGCGGGCAGGGGCATGACAAGCCTTGTCTCTCCTGCGCAGCAGGAAAACTATCAGCGGCAGGCCTGGGATCTCACAGGCCGCGACCTGCTGCTCACAGGCTTTGAGGATACCCCGCTGGTCTATGCTGACAGCACAGCCTACAGGCGTCAGGCTGTGGAAGACATGGCCGCACGCCTTGATGCCGAAGGCCTGCTTGAACGGACTGTACCCACATTTTCGCAAGGGCAGCTGCGCCTTTTGTTACTCGGACGCGCCCTCTTGCGCGCCCCCACCCTGCTGCTGCTTGACGAGTGCGATGAAGGCCTTGACGAACGCTATCGTCAGATTTTCTTTGAGACTCTCGGCGAATACGCCAGCCGCTGCACGGTTGTGATGACAGCGCACCGCGCCGCCAATATTCCCGACTGGTGCGCAGGCCGCCGTTATGTGCGTAATGGCCGCCTGCTCACAGCGCCGCCTGCATCTGAGTCCGGTGAAGAAGCGCCGAAGATGCCGCAGAACGACAATGCCTCCGGAGTTGCGGAGCACGTACTCAACGGCGGACACGCCATGCTTGATCTGGATAATGTCACCGTATTCATTGATCGGCAGGAAGTGCTGCGCGACATCAGCTGGTGCATGCATCAGGGCGAAAACTGGCGCATCACCGGGGCCAACGGCTCGGGCAAATCCACCTTGCTGCGTTTGCTGGCAGGTGATGAATTTGTTGCCGCCGGGGGCAGATTTGACCGATGGCTGCCCGGTCAGGGCGGGCAGGTGGACACCCTTGAAGCCCTGCGCAAGGGAGTACGCCTTGTGTCCGATCTTTCTCAGGCTCTGTACGGCTATTCCCTTAATGCGCTTGATATGGTTTGCACAGGCTTTGACAACAGCATCGGCGTATACCGCCGCTTTTCTGATGCCGAGCGGGCCGAGGCCGCAAACCGCATGGCCCAGATGTTCCCCGATGAAAGCACCGAGGGGCTGAAGCAGCTTGGGCGGCAATCCATCCGCCATTTGTCCACAGGGCAGTTGCGCCGCCTGTTTCTGGCGCGCGCCCTGGTGGGCGGGCCGGATATCCTGCTGCTGGACGAACCCTGCTCCGGCCTGGATGCGCCAAGCCGTGCCCAATACCTGCATTTGCTGGATCAGCTTGCCCTGCAGGGCGTCCAGATGGTGTTTGTGTCCCACCATAATGAAGACGCCCCCCTGTGCATCAACAGGGAGGCGCATATGGAAGGCGGACGCCTGCGTGTAGTGCTGTAG
- a CDS encoding histidinol-phosphatase: MILADLHTHTKYSHGGNTPAEMYAAAQAKGLEYMGFTEHSPRPVGFDYTHEYREQLTRHLPDYEREVCALKAANLNGPCRVLFGMEMDWLEGQEDYTRASCAAFDFDYLLGSVHFIGHWGFDDGAEPWKAFSQEECEKQYQAYFEAWERMILSGLFNIAAHPDLIKIFSVEQFHIWLAKPESMALVQRGLAALQRMGMSMEISSAGLRKACREIYPAPPIMLMAAQMGLPVSFASDAHGTDDVGYGFARLASYARAFGFAEYTIFNRGQRIVLPL; encoded by the coding sequence ATGATTCTCGCAGACCTGCACACGCACACCAAGTATTCGCACGGCGGCAACACTCCGGCAGAGATGTACGCTGCCGCCCAGGCCAAGGGGCTAGAGTACATGGGTTTTACCGAGCATTCACCCCGGCCCGTGGGCTTTGACTACACCCACGAATACCGCGAGCAGCTGACCCGCCACCTGCCGGACTACGAGCGCGAGGTCTGCGCCCTCAAGGCCGCCAACCTTAATGGCCCCTGCCGCGTTTTGTTCGGCATGGAAATGGACTGGCTTGAAGGACAGGAGGACTACACCCGGGCCTCCTGCGCCGCCTTTGACTTTGATTACCTGCTGGGGAGCGTACATTTTATCGGTCACTGGGGCTTTGACGATGGCGCTGAACCGTGGAAAGCCTTTTCGCAGGAAGAATGCGAAAAGCAGTATCAGGCTTATTTTGAAGCATGGGAACGCATGATCCTATCCGGCCTGTTCAACATTGCCGCGCACCCTGACCTCATCAAGATTTTCTCTGTGGAGCAGTTCCACATCTGGCTGGCAAAGCCGGAAAGCATGGCGCTGGTGCAGCGCGGCCTCGCCGCCCTGCAACGCATGGGCATGAGCATGGAGATATCTTCCGCTGGTCTGCGCAAGGCCTGCCGCGAAATTTACCCCGCGCCCCCCATCATGCTCATGGCCGCGCAAATGGGCCTGCCCGTGAGTTTTGCCTCAGATGCGCACGGCACCGATGATGTGGGCTATGGCTTTGCCCGGCTGGCCTCCTACGCGCGCGCCTTTGGCTTTGCCGAGTACACCATCTTTAATCGGGGCCAGCGGATCGTGCTGCCCCTGTAA
- the gltA gene encoding NADPH-dependent glutamate synthase: MENSKPKKTVAPRVDMPCQPAKVRRANFEEVALGYTKEMAQTEASRCLQCKKPLCVSGCPVEVPIRDFIHQVAEGNMDAAYRIIKTTNSLPAVCGRVCPQEHQCEGKCVLKAKGQPVAIGRLERFVADTYIATTACEQVTGTNACALPLGAKKVACIGSGPSSLTCAGVCATAGIKVDVFEALHEPGGVLIYGIPAFRLPKTVVATEINGLRQAGVDFHLNSVGGRTIDIDDLRKEYDAIFIGVGAGLPVFLGVPGENLVGVFSANEYLTRVNLGRAYNFPSQDTPAYPGKHVTVFGAGNVAMDAARTALRMGAESVHVVYRRTRAEMPARLEELEHAEEEGVQFAMLSAPLRFNGDAEMRLQSVTLQRMELGEPDASGRRRPVPVEGSEYDLPTDLAIVALGTRSNPILLEATPELKLNKWGYIEADEATGETSIPNVFAGGDIVTGAATVILAMGAGRKAGQEIVKRIAG, translated from the coding sequence ATGGAGAATAGCAAGCCCAAAAAGACCGTGGCTCCCCGTGTGGACATGCCCTGCCAGCCCGCAAAAGTGCGCCGCGCCAATTTTGAAGAAGTCGCCCTTGGCTACACCAAGGAAATGGCACAGACCGAGGCCAGCCGCTGCCTTCAGTGCAAAAAGCCCCTGTGCGTGTCGGGCTGTCCTGTAGAAGTGCCCATCCGCGACTTTATCCATCAGGTTGCCGAGGGCAACATGGATGCCGCCTACCGCATCATCAAGACCACCAACAGCCTGCCCGCCGTGTGCGGTCGCGTGTGCCCCCAGGAGCACCAGTGCGAAGGAAAGTGCGTGCTCAAGGCCAAGGGGCAGCCCGTGGCCATTGGCCGTCTTGAACGCTTTGTGGCAGACACGTATATCGCCACAACAGCCTGTGAGCAGGTGACCGGCACCAATGCCTGCGCCCTGCCCCTGGGAGCCAAAAAGGTGGCCTGCATCGGCTCCGGCCCTTCGTCCCTGACCTGTGCTGGCGTGTGCGCCACCGCAGGCATCAAGGTTGATGTGTTTGAAGCCCTGCACGAACCCGGCGGCGTGCTTATTTACGGCATCCCTGCCTTCCGCCTGCCCAAGACCGTGGTAGCCACGGAAATCAACGGCCTGCGTCAGGCCGGTGTGGATTTCCACCTCAATTCCGTGGGTGGCCGCACCATTGATATTGACGACCTGCGCAAGGAGTACGACGCCATTTTCATCGGCGTCGGCGCTGGCCTGCCCGTCTTTTTGGGCGTTCCCGGCGAAAATCTGGTGGGCGTGTTCTCCGCTAACGAATACCTCACCCGCGTCAACCTTGGCCGCGCCTACAACTTCCCCTCGCAGGACACACCGGCCTACCCCGGCAAGCATGTTACCGTGTTTGGCGCGGGCAACGTGGCCATGGACGCAGCGCGCACAGCACTGCGCATGGGCGCGGAAAGCGTGCATGTGGTCTATCGCCGCACAAGGGCCGAAATGCCCGCCCGTCTGGAAGAGCTGGAACATGCGGAGGAAGAAGGCGTGCAGTTTGCCATGCTTTCCGCTCCGTTGCGCTTCAACGGCGATGCGGAAATGCGCCTTCAGTCCGTAACCCTGCAGCGTATGGAACTGGGCGAACCCGATGCTTCTGGTCGCCGCCGGCCTGTGCCTGTGGAAGGCTCGGAATACGATCTGCCCACCGACCTTGCCATTGTGGCTCTGGGCACCCGTTCCAACCCCATCCTCCTTGAGGCTACCCCTGAGCTCAAACTGAACAAGTGGGGCTACATCGAGGCCGATGAGGCCACTGGCGAAACCTCCATTCCCAACGTCTTTGCGGGCGGCGACATCGTCACCGGCGCGGCCACGGTCATTCTGGCCATGGGCGCAGGGCGCAAGGCCGGACAGGAAATAGTCAAAAGAATCGCAGGCTGA